A genomic stretch from Burkholderia pyrrocinia includes:
- a CDS encoding phosphoribosyltransferase, with translation MTQQITMTAADLMTDPRNDDKNLWVGWDEYHRLIELLALEVHASGWKFDQILCLARGGLRVGDQLSRIYDVPLAILATSSYREAAGTEQGDLDIAQYITMTRGNLAGNVLLVDDLVDSGVTLARVQEHLKERYPAVTAVRSAVLWYKGCSKVKPDYHTQYLPTNPWIHQPFEEWDTVRPHNLEAWIKRGRAQRDGSGA, from the coding sequence ATGACGCAGCAAATCACGATGACGGCGGCAGACTTGATGACCGATCCGCGCAACGATGACAAGAACCTGTGGGTAGGCTGGGACGAATATCATCGTCTGATCGAGCTGCTCGCGCTCGAGGTGCATGCATCGGGCTGGAAGTTCGACCAGATCCTGTGTCTCGCGCGCGGCGGCCTGCGCGTCGGCGATCAACTGTCGCGCATCTACGACGTGCCGCTCGCGATCCTCGCGACGAGTTCGTACCGGGAAGCGGCCGGCACCGAGCAGGGCGACCTCGACATCGCGCAGTACATCACGATGACGCGCGGCAACCTCGCGGGCAACGTGCTGCTGGTCGACGATCTCGTCGATTCGGGCGTCACGCTCGCGCGTGTGCAGGAGCACCTGAAGGAGCGTTATCCGGCCGTGACGGCCGTGCGTTCGGCCGTGCTCTGGTACAAGGGTTGCTCGAAGGTCAAGCCCGACTATCACACGCAATATCTGCCGACGAATCCGTGGATTCATCAGCCGTTCGAAGAGTGGGACACGGTTCGCCCGCACAACCTCGAGGCATGGATCAAGCGCGGTCGCGCGCAGCGCGACGGTTCGGGCGCGTAA
- the hflC gene encoding protease modulator HflC — protein sequence MNRIIALVVAIVIVAFAASSTVLTVDPRHTAVLSGRDGAQPELAGPGIHFKLPPPLQTATLIDTRLQSLESSDPLQLATEDKHDLLVAYAVKYRISDPLKYFTATGGDPAAATERLAGVLKSALGDAFGKRALDDALGGQRAIADAARDAAKAKASGFGVDVVDVQLTRVDLPAAQTDAVYQRMIGALRDQAAQVRAEGASDVEQIKADAEREQQAVLANAYKSAQTIKGEGDAKAATIAADAFGRDPQFYQFYASLQAYRKTFKRNDIIVVDPDSEFFRFMRSPTGGAAPSAPAPRKH from the coding sequence ATGAACCGAATCATTGCGCTCGTCGTCGCAATCGTGATCGTTGCCTTCGCGGCCTCCTCGACGGTCCTGACCGTCGATCCGCGCCATACGGCCGTGCTGTCGGGCCGCGACGGCGCGCAGCCCGAACTCGCCGGCCCCGGTATCCATTTCAAGCTGCCGCCGCCACTGCAGACGGCCACGCTGATCGACACGCGCCTGCAATCGCTCGAGTCGTCCGATCCGCTGCAACTGGCAACGGAAGACAAGCACGACCTGCTCGTCGCGTATGCGGTGAAGTACCGGATCAGCGATCCGCTGAAATATTTCACGGCGACGGGCGGCGATCCGGCGGCGGCTACCGAACGCCTGGCCGGTGTGCTGAAGAGCGCGCTCGGCGACGCGTTCGGCAAGCGTGCGCTCGACGATGCCCTCGGCGGCCAGCGCGCGATCGCCGACGCGGCCCGCGACGCGGCGAAGGCGAAAGCGTCCGGTTTCGGCGTCGACGTGGTCGACGTCCAGTTGACGCGCGTCGACTTGCCGGCTGCGCAGACGGATGCCGTCTATCAGCGGATGATCGGCGCGCTGCGCGATCAGGCGGCACAGGTGCGTGCGGAAGGCGCGTCCGACGTCGAGCAGATCAAGGCCGACGCCGAACGCGAACAGCAGGCCGTGCTCGCGAACGCGTACAAATCCGCGCAGACGATCAAGGGCGAGGGCGACGCGAAGGCCGCGACGATTGCCGCCGACGCGTTCGGCCGCGATCCGCAGTTCTATCAGTTCTACGCGAGCCTGCAGGCCTACCGGAAGACGTTCAAGCGCAACGACATCATCGTCGTCGATCCCGACAGCGAGTTCTTCCGCTTCATGCGCAGCCCGACGGGCGGTGCCGCACCGTCGGCGCCTGCTCCCCGCAAACACTGA
- a CDS encoding DUF2065 domain-containing protein — protein MDLAGSLLLAVALMLIIEGAFPFVFPVAWRDTFRRIAERPPHHIRIGGLIVMVLGLVLLLLAT, from the coding sequence ATGGACCTGGCTGGCTCGTTGTTGCTCGCAGTAGCGCTGATGCTGATCATCGAGGGAGCGTTTCCCTTCGTGTTTCCCGTCGCCTGGCGCGACACGTTTCGTAGAATAGCTGAGCGGCCGCCGCATCATATCCGGATCGGCGGGCTGATCGTGATGGTGCTCGGGCTCGTACTGCTGCTGCTCGCCACTTGA
- the hflK gene encoding FtsH protease activity modulator HflK produces MNEYNERSTWRRMRALLSINDPRWGRGEGNGKDGSRPRANESKRPQGGDGEGPPDLDEMWRNFNRRLSGLFGGKGGNGFRPDNGRAARVGVGIVIGVLVAVYAGSGLFVVQDGQTGVVLQLGKLSGTVGQGVHWRAPYPFASHEIVDTSQVRSIEIGRNNVVRLANVKEAAMLTRDADIVDVRFIVQYRIRSATDYLFRSVDPERSVSQAAQAAVRAIVGTRSAADVLNQDRDALRGQLSAAIQRDLDRYQSGLEVTAVTMQSVAAPEQTQAAYGEVAKARDEREAAKRAAQAYANDLLPKAQGDAAKLVDEAKAYSDRVVTEAEGDADRFKQVYAQYSKAPAVIRERMYLDTMQEIYSNATKVFVGNKGGNSVVYLPLDKLVEQGRQNAATSTGATAPDAASAPAAVAPSAAVPASAAPAAAASGTDVLRSSREAFRSRSREDDLK; encoded by the coding sequence GTGAACGAATACAACGAGCGGAGTACCTGGCGGCGGATGCGCGCCTTGCTGTCGATCAACGATCCCCGCTGGGGACGCGGCGAAGGCAATGGCAAAGACGGATCCCGTCCCCGTGCGAACGAATCGAAGCGTCCGCAAGGCGGCGACGGCGAAGGTCCGCCCGATCTCGACGAGATGTGGCGCAACTTCAACCGCCGCCTGAGCGGCCTCTTCGGAGGCAAAGGCGGCAACGGCTTCCGTCCCGACAACGGACGGGCTGCGCGGGTCGGCGTCGGCATCGTGATCGGCGTGCTGGTCGCGGTCTACGCGGGCAGCGGGCTGTTCGTCGTGCAGGACGGCCAGACGGGCGTCGTACTGCAGCTCGGCAAGCTGTCGGGCACGGTCGGCCAGGGCGTGCACTGGCGCGCGCCGTATCCGTTCGCGTCGCACGAGATCGTCGATACGTCGCAGGTCCGATCGATCGAGATCGGCCGCAACAACGTCGTGCGTCTCGCGAACGTGAAGGAAGCGGCAATGCTGACGCGCGATGCCGACATCGTCGACGTGCGCTTCATCGTCCAGTACCGGATTCGTTCGGCAACCGATTACCTGTTCCGCAGCGTCGATCCCGAGCGCAGCGTGTCGCAGGCCGCGCAGGCCGCGGTGCGTGCGATCGTCGGTACGCGCAGCGCGGCCGACGTGCTGAACCAGGATCGCGACGCGCTGCGCGGGCAGCTTTCCGCCGCGATTCAGCGCGATCTCGACCGCTACCAGTCGGGGCTCGAGGTGACGGCCGTCACGATGCAGAGCGTCGCGGCGCCGGAGCAGACGCAGGCCGCCTACGGTGAAGTCGCGAAGGCGCGCGACGAGCGCGAGGCCGCGAAGCGCGCCGCGCAGGCATACGCAAACGACCTGCTGCCGAAGGCGCAGGGCGATGCCGCGAAGCTCGTCGACGAAGCGAAGGCGTATTCCGATCGCGTGGTCACGGAAGCCGAAGGCGATGCCGATCGGTTCAAGCAGGTCTACGCGCAGTACTCGAAGGCGCCGGCGGTGATCCGCGAGCGGATGTACCTCGATACGATGCAGGAAATCTATTCGAACGCGACGAAGGTGTTCGTCGGCAACAAGGGCGGCAACAGCGTCGTGTATCTGCCGCTCGACAAGCTCGTCGAGCAGGGGCGGCAAAACGCCGCGACGTCCACCGGCGCAACCGCGCCCGATGCGGCGTCCGCACCGGCGGCTGTCGCGCCGTCGGCAGCCGTACCCGCGAGCGCGGCACCGGCCGCCGCGGCGTCGGGCACCGACGTGCTGCGATCATCGCGCGAAGCGTTCCGCAGCCGGTCGCGTGAAGACGATCTGAAGTAA
- a CDS encoding Tex family protein: MTETVALKIVQRIATELSVQPRQVAAAVQLLDEGSTVPFIARYRKEVTGNLDDTQLRQLEERLLYLRELEDRRAAILSSIDEQGKLTDELRAAIDAADSKQVLEDLYLPYKPKRRTRAQIAREAGLEPLAQALLANPLLDPQAEAAAYVDADKGVADVKAALDGARDILSEQFGETAELLGKLRDYLHNQGVVSSAVVEGKENEEGEKFRDYYDYAETIKTVPSHRALALFRGRNAGVLTVKLGLGEELDAQVPHPGEAMIARHFGIANQNRPADKWLSDVCRWCWRVKVQPHIENELLTQLRETAETEAIRVFARNLNDLLLAAPAGPKAVIGLDPGLRTGVKVAVVDRTGKVLATDTIYPHEPRRDWDGSIAKLARIAAQTQAELISIGNGTASRETDKLASELIAKHPELRLQKIVVSEAGASVYSASELAAKEFPELDVSLRGAVSIARRLQDPLAELVKIEPKAIGVGQYQHDVNQRELARSLDAVVEDCVNAVGVDANTASAPLLARVSGLNATLARNIVDYRDANGPFPSREHLRKVPRLGDKTFEQAAGFLRINGGENPLDRSSVHPEAYPVVERMLAKISKRIDDVLGNREALSGLSPAEFVDERFGLPTVRDILSELEKPGRDPRPEFKTATFREGVEKVSDLVPGMTLEGVVTNVAAFGAFVDIGVHQDGLVHVSAMSTKFIKDPHEVVKAGQVVKVKVIDVDVKRQRIALTMRLDDDAAAPGMSSRGGQDRGNAGRGAARPPRSREPEPAGAMAAAFAKLKR; encoded by the coding sequence ATGACGGAAACCGTAGCACTCAAGATCGTACAGCGCATCGCCACCGAACTGTCCGTCCAGCCGCGCCAGGTCGCGGCGGCCGTGCAACTCCTCGACGAAGGCTCGACCGTTCCGTTCATTGCCCGGTACCGCAAGGAAGTGACCGGCAACCTGGACGACACGCAGCTGCGCCAGCTCGAGGAACGCCTCCTGTATCTGCGCGAACTCGAGGATCGCCGCGCGGCGATCCTGTCGAGCATCGACGAACAGGGCAAGCTGACCGACGAACTGCGTGCCGCGATCGACGCGGCCGACAGCAAGCAGGTGCTCGAAGACCTCTATCTGCCGTACAAGCCGAAGCGCCGTACGCGCGCGCAGATCGCCCGCGAAGCCGGCCTCGAGCCGCTCGCGCAGGCGCTGCTCGCGAACCCGCTGCTCGACCCGCAGGCCGAGGCGGCCGCGTATGTCGACGCCGACAAGGGCGTCGCCGACGTGAAGGCCGCGCTCGACGGCGCACGCGACATCCTGTCCGAACAGTTCGGCGAGACGGCTGAGCTGCTCGGCAAGCTGCGCGACTACCTGCACAACCAGGGCGTCGTGTCGTCGGCTGTCGTCGAGGGCAAGGAAAACGAGGAAGGCGAGAAATTCCGCGACTATTACGACTACGCGGAAACGATCAAGACCGTGCCGTCGCACCGCGCACTCGCACTGTTCCGCGGCCGCAACGCGGGCGTGCTGACGGTCAAGCTCGGCCTCGGCGAAGAGCTCGACGCGCAGGTGCCGCATCCCGGCGAGGCGATGATCGCGCGCCATTTCGGTATCGCGAACCAGAACCGCCCGGCCGACAAATGGCTGTCCGACGTATGCCGCTGGTGCTGGCGCGTGAAGGTGCAGCCGCATATCGAGAACGAACTGCTCACGCAACTGCGCGAAACCGCCGAAACCGAAGCGATCCGCGTGTTCGCGCGCAACCTGAACGACCTGCTGCTCGCGGCACCGGCCGGCCCGAAGGCCGTGATCGGTCTCGACCCCGGCCTGCGCACCGGCGTGAAGGTCGCGGTCGTCGACCGCACCGGCAAGGTACTCGCGACCGACACGATCTACCCGCACGAGCCGCGCCGCGACTGGGACGGCTCGATCGCGAAACTCGCGCGCATCGCCGCGCAGACGCAGGCCGAACTGATCAGCATCGGCAACGGCACCGCGTCGCGCGAAACCGACAAGCTCGCGAGCGAACTGATCGCGAAACACCCCGAGCTGCGCCTGCAGAAGATCGTCGTGTCGGAAGCCGGCGCGTCGGTCTACTCGGCGTCCGAGCTCGCGGCGAAGGAATTCCCGGAGCTCGACGTGTCGCTGCGCGGCGCCGTGTCGATCGCGCGCCGCCTGCAGGACCCGCTCGCCGAGCTCGTGAAGATCGAGCCGAAGGCGATCGGCGTCGGCCAGTACCAGCACGACGTGAACCAGCGCGAACTCGCCCGCTCGCTCGACGCGGTCGTCGAGGATTGCGTGAACGCGGTCGGCGTCGACGCGAACACGGCATCCGCCCCGCTGCTCGCACGCGTGTCGGGCCTGAACGCGACGCTCGCGCGCAACATCGTCGACTACCGCGATGCGAACGGCCCGTTCCCGTCGCGCGAGCACCTGCGCAAGGTGCCGCGCCTCGGCGACAAGACGTTCGAGCAGGCCGCCGGCTTCCTGCGCATCAACGGCGGCGAAAATCCGCTCGACCGCTCGTCGGTGCACCCGGAAGCCTATCCTGTCGTCGAGCGGATGCTCGCGAAGATCAGCAAGCGCATCGACGACGTGCTCGGCAACCGCGAGGCGCTGTCGGGCCTGTCCCCCGCGGAATTTGTCGACGAACGTTTCGGCCTGCCGACCGTGCGCGACATCCTGTCCGAACTGGAGAAGCCGGGCCGCGATCCGCGCCCGGAATTCAAGACGGCGACGTTCCGCGAAGGCGTCGAGAAGGTTTCGGATCTCGTGCCGGGCATGACGCTCGAAGGGGTCGTGACGAACGTCGCCGCGTTCGGCGCGTTCGTGGATATCGGCGTCCATCAGGACGGCCTCGTCCACGTGTCCGCGATGTCGACGAAGTTCATCAAGGACCCGCACGAAGTCGTGAAGGCCGGCCAGGTCGTCAAGGTGAAGGTGATCGACGTCGACGTGAAGCGCCAGCGCATTGCGCTGACGATGCGCCTCGACGACGATGCGGCAGCACCCGGCATGTCGTCGCGCGGCGGCCAGGATCGCGGCAACGCGGGGCGCGGTGCCGCACGCCCGCCGCGTTCGCGCGAGCCGGAACCGGCCGGCGCGATGGCCGCGGCATTCGCGAAGCTGAAGCGCTGA
- a CDS encoding potassium transporter Kup, with protein MNDTIHATDAAHAPHSTQQHSMRALAIAAIGVVFGDIGTSPLYSLKEAFSPAHGIPLTESSILGVISLLFWAIILVVGVKYLLFVMRADNNGEGGVLALMALSLRPLDSKTRVAGALMALGIFGACMFYGDAVITPAISVMSAVEGLEIATPHLSHLVLPITIVILIALFWIQRHGTALVGKLFGPIMVLWFVVIAALGVYHIVRVPGIIAAINPYYAASFMADHLLQAYVVLGSVVLVLTGAEALYADMGHFGAKPIRLAAYGLVMPSLVLNYFGQGALLIQNPKAIENPFFLLAPEWGLLPLVVLSTVATVIASQAVISGAYSLTSQAIQLGYVPRMKVLHTSELAIGQIYVPVVNWLLLFVILCIVVGFKSSDNLAAAYGIAVTATMVITTVLACVVMVKVWNWNRLLVGAIIAVFLAIDLGFFGANLLKVAQGGWLPLGIGALLFFLLMTWYKGRHIVKERTAADGIPLEPFLQGLLAHPPHRVSGTAIYLTGNDKLVPVSLLHNLKHNKVLHERTIFLTFVTRDFPYVRDDKRLSSRDAGGGLYIVKAEYGFNETPDVKAVLEEFGRAHDMTFELMDTSFFLARETVVPTHLPGMSIWRERVFAWMHQNAAKPTDFFSIPANRVVELGTKIEI; from the coding sequence ATGAACGACACGATCCACGCGACCGACGCAGCACACGCGCCGCACTCGACGCAACAACACTCGATGCGGGCGCTAGCGATAGCAGCCATCGGCGTCGTGTTCGGCGACATCGGCACCAGCCCGCTGTATTCGCTCAAGGAGGCGTTCAGCCCCGCGCACGGCATTCCGCTGACCGAAAGCTCGATTCTCGGTGTGATCTCGCTGCTGTTCTGGGCGATCATCCTGGTGGTCGGCGTCAAGTACCTGCTGTTCGTGATGCGGGCAGACAACAACGGCGAAGGCGGCGTGCTCGCGCTGATGGCGCTGTCGCTGCGGCCGCTCGACTCGAAAACCCGCGTCGCGGGTGCGCTGATGGCGCTCGGGATATTCGGCGCATGCATGTTCTACGGGGACGCGGTGATCACGCCGGCGATCTCGGTGATGTCGGCCGTCGAAGGTCTCGAAATCGCGACGCCGCACCTGTCGCACCTCGTGCTGCCGATCACGATCGTGATCCTGATCGCGCTGTTCTGGATCCAGCGCCACGGCACCGCGTTGGTCGGCAAGCTGTTCGGCCCGATCATGGTGCTGTGGTTCGTCGTGATCGCGGCGCTCGGCGTGTACCACATCGTGCGCGTGCCGGGCATCATCGCGGCAATCAATCCGTACTACGCAGCGTCGTTCATGGCCGATCACCTGCTGCAGGCCTACGTCGTGCTCGGCTCGGTCGTGCTGGTGCTGACCGGTGCGGAAGCGCTCTACGCGGACATGGGTCACTTCGGCGCGAAGCCGATTCGCCTCGCTGCATACGGGCTCGTGATGCCGTCGCTCGTGCTGAACTACTTCGGCCAGGGCGCGCTGCTGATCCAGAACCCGAAGGCGATCGAGAACCCGTTCTTCCTGCTGGCGCCCGAATGGGGGCTGCTGCCGCTCGTCGTGCTGTCGACGGTTGCGACCGTGATCGCGTCGCAGGCCGTGATCTCGGGTGCGTATTCGCTGACGTCGCAGGCGATCCAGCTCGGCTACGTGCCGCGCATGAAGGTGCTGCATACGTCGGAACTCGCGATCGGCCAGATCTACGTGCCGGTCGTGAACTGGCTGTTGCTGTTCGTGATCCTCTGCATCGTGGTCGGCTTCAAGAGCTCCGACAACCTCGCGGCCGCGTACGGCATTGCGGTGACGGCGACGATGGTGATCACGACCGTGCTCGCATGCGTCGTGATGGTGAAGGTGTGGAACTGGAACCGGTTGCTGGTCGGCGCGATCATCGCGGTGTTCCTCGCGATCGACCTCGGCTTTTTCGGCGCGAACCTGCTGAAGGTCGCGCAGGGCGGCTGGCTGCCGCTCGGCATCGGCGCGTTGCTGTTCTTCCTGCTGATGACCTGGTACAAGGGGCGCCACATCGTCAAGGAGCGCACGGCGGCCGACGGCATTCCGCTCGAGCCGTTCCTGCAGGGGCTGCTCGCGCATCCGCCGCATCGCGTGTCGGGCACCGCGATCTACCTGACCGGCAACGACAAGCTCGTGCCAGTCAGCCTGCTGCACAACCTGAAGCACAACAAGGTGCTGCACGAGCGCACCATTTTCCTGACGTTCGTCACGCGCGATTTTCCTTACGTGCGCGACGACAAGCGCCTGAGCTCGCGCGATGCGGGCGGCGGGCTGTACATCGTCAAGGCCGAGTACGGTTTCAACGAGACGCCGGACGTGAAGGCCGTGCTCGAGGAATTCGGCCGCGCGCACGACATGACGTTCGAGCTGATGGATACGTCGTTCTTCCTCGCGCGCGAAACGGTCGTGCCGACGCATCTGCCCGGTATGTCGATCTGGCGCGAGCGCGTGTTCGCGTGGATGCATCAGAACGCCGCGAAGCCGACCGACTTCTTCTCGATTCCGGCGAATCGCGTCGTCGAGCTCGGCACGAAGATCGAGATCTGA
- a CDS encoding adenylosuccinate synthase, translated as MSASAVNVTPGRNVVVVGTQWGDEGKGKIVDWLTDHAQGVVRFQGGHNAGHTLIIGGKKTILRLIPSGIMREGVACYIGNGVVLSPEALFKEIGELEEAGVNVRDRLFISEAATLILPYHIAIDQAREARKGAGKIGTTGRGIGPAYEDKVGRRALRVQDLFDAKTFADRLRENLDFHNFVLTQYLGGAAVDFQATLDTMLGYADRLKPMVADVSRRLYDANNAGQNLLFEGAQGTLLDIDHGTYPFVTSSNCVAGAASAGAGVGPQKLNYILGITKAYCTRVGSGPFPSELYDADNPQRQDQVGVTLANVGKEFGSVTGRPRRTGWLDAAALRRSIQINGVSGLCMTKLDVLDGLDEVKLCVGYKIDGKDVDILPRGAADVARCEPVYETFSGWKESTVGIKTWEALPANAQAYLSRVQEVAGVPVDMVSTGPDRDETILLRHPFKV; from the coding sequence ATGTCTGCCAGCGCAGTGAACGTGACTCCCGGGCGCAATGTCGTCGTTGTGGGAACTCAATGGGGTGATGAAGGCAAGGGCAAGATCGTCGACTGGCTGACGGACCACGCTCAGGGCGTCGTGCGTTTCCAGGGCGGTCACAACGCCGGCCACACCCTCATCATCGGCGGCAAGAAAACGATCTTGCGCCTCATTCCGTCGGGCATCATGCGTGAAGGCGTCGCCTGCTACATCGGCAACGGCGTCGTCCTGTCCCCCGAAGCACTGTTCAAGGAAATCGGCGAGCTCGAAGAAGCCGGCGTGAACGTGCGCGACCGTCTGTTCATTTCCGAAGCCGCGACGCTGATCCTGCCGTACCACATCGCGATCGACCAGGCGCGCGAAGCGCGCAAGGGCGCGGGCAAGATCGGCACGACGGGCCGCGGCATCGGCCCCGCGTACGAAGACAAGGTCGGCCGCCGCGCGCTGCGCGTGCAGGACCTGTTCGATGCGAAGACCTTCGCCGACCGCCTGCGCGAAAACCTCGATTTCCACAACTTCGTGCTGACCCAGTACCTGGGTGGCGCGGCCGTCGACTTCCAGGCCACGCTCGACACGATGCTCGGCTATGCCGACCGCCTGAAGCCGATGGTGGCCGACGTGTCGCGCCGCCTGTACGACGCGAACAACGCGGGCCAGAACCTGCTGTTCGAAGGCGCGCAAGGCACGCTGCTCGACATCGATCACGGCACCTATCCGTTCGTCACGTCGAGCAACTGCGTCGCGGGTGCGGCGTCGGCCGGCGCGGGCGTCGGTCCGCAGAAGCTCAACTACATCCTCGGCATCACGAAGGCGTATTGCACGCGCGTCGGTTCGGGCCCGTTCCCGAGCGAACTGTACGATGCGGACAACCCGCAGCGTCAGGACCAGGTCGGCGTCACGCTCGCGAACGTCGGCAAGGAATTCGGTTCCGTCACCGGCCGTCCGCGCCGCACGGGCTGGCTCGATGCGGCCGCGCTGCGCCGCTCGATCCAGATCAACGGCGTGTCGGGCCTGTGCATGACGAAGCTCGACGTGCTCGACGGCCTCGACGAAGTCAAGCTGTGCGTCGGCTACAAGATCGACGGCAAGGATGTGGACATCCTGCCGCGCGGTGCGGCCGATGTGGCCCGTTGCGAGCCCGTGTACGAAACGTTCTCCGGCTGGAAGGAAAGCACGGTCGGCATCAAGACGTGGGAAGCACTGCCGGCGAACGCGCAGGCCTACCTGAGCCGCGTCCAGGAAGTAGCTGGCGTGCCGGTCGACATGGTGTCGACGGGCCCGGACCGCGACGAAACGATCCTGCTCCGCCATCCGTTCAAGGTGTAA
- a CDS encoding ATP phosphoribosyltransferase regulatory subunit has protein sequence MSTWLLPENIADVLPSEARKIEELRRRLLDRFRSYGYEMVMPPLLEYLESLLTSGGADLRLRTFKLVDQLSGRTLGLRADITPQVARIDAHLLNRQGVTRLCYAGHVMHTRPRGLHATREQIQIGAEIYGHAGLEADLEIQQLMLDALHLAGLSRIRLDLGHAGVLAALLARDAQAAERGESLYDALSGKDVPLLNELTDDLGADTRAALRALPSLYGDASVLAEARARLPVLPEITRALDDLAQLAAQAKGAEVAIDLADLRGYAYHSGAMFSAYIDGVPNAIARGGRYDHVGQAYGRARPATGFSLDLRELARISPVEARGTAILAPWAQDDALGAAVAALRDAGEVVIQALPGHDHVLDEFACDRSLVERNGAWVVEPR, from the coding sequence ATGTCGACCTGGTTACTTCCCGAGAATATCGCCGACGTACTGCCGTCGGAAGCGCGCAAGATCGAGGAGCTGCGCCGCAGGCTGCTCGACCGTTTCCGTTCGTACGGCTACGAAATGGTGATGCCGCCGCTGCTCGAGTATCTCGAGTCGCTGCTGACGAGCGGCGGCGCCGATCTGCGCCTGCGCACCTTCAAGCTGGTCGACCAGCTGTCGGGTCGCACGCTCGGCCTGCGCGCAGACATCACGCCGCAGGTCGCGCGGATCGACGCGCACCTGTTGAACCGTCAGGGCGTGACGCGCCTCTGCTATGCGGGCCACGTGATGCATACGCGTCCGCGCGGCCTGCACGCGACGCGCGAGCAGATCCAGATCGGTGCCGAAATCTACGGGCACGCCGGGCTGGAAGCCGATCTCGAGATCCAGCAACTGATGCTCGACGCACTGCATCTCGCGGGCCTGTCGCGCATCCGTCTCGACCTCGGCCATGCGGGCGTGCTCGCGGCGCTGCTGGCGCGCGATGCACAGGCCGCCGAGCGCGGCGAGTCGCTGTACGACGCGCTGTCGGGCAAGGACGTGCCGCTGCTGAACGAACTCACCGACGATCTCGGTGCCGATACGCGCGCAGCGCTGCGCGCGCTGCCGAGCCTTTACGGCGACGCGAGCGTGCTCGCCGAGGCGCGTGCACGGCTGCCGGTGCTGCCCGAAATCACGCGGGCGCTCGACGATCTGGCGCAGCTCGCCGCGCAGGCGAAGGGCGCCGAAGTGGCGATCGATCTCGCCGACCTGCGCGGCTACGCGTACCACAGCGGCGCGATGTTCAGCGCGTACATCGACGGCGTGCCGAACGCGATCGCACGCGGCGGCCGCTACGACCACGTGGGTCAGGCATATGGCCGTGCCCGTCCGGCCACGGGCTTCTCGCTCGACCTGCGCGAGCTCGCGCGGATTTCGCCGGTCGAGGCGCGCGGCACCGCGATTCTCGCGCCGTGGGCGCAGGACGACGCGCTGGGCGCGGCCGTCGCGGCGCTGCGCGATGCGGGCGAGGTCGTGATCCAGGCACTGCCGGGCCACGACCACGTGCTCGACGAGTTCGCATGCGACCGTTCGCTCGTCGAGCGCAACGGCGCATGGGTGGTCGAACCCCGATAA